The DNA sequence ggtatTTGTGTTCCATCTCAAGCACATCTAATGCCACTAATGATGCCCTTGATTAGCGATGTCAGGTGTTCTTGAGACAACTCCCGATTTGCAAATGATGCTCTTATGTGGGATTCTGTTCAGGGGGTTGAATCTTTTTAAGACAGCAGTAGTCATTAATAGTTGCATTTTGTCTTGAATATGGAGAAACCACCTGTAACACTGGTTGTGTTGAGCTATTCAAATTGTTCTTGTTTGAGGTGTTTATCAACAATAGATGaaagtttgtacatttttccaGTTAACCTGATTTGAATAATTTAGAGTGCAACTGTATGTATGTACACATTTTGGATTAGgaggaaattaaacaaaaagtaggagtaaaaatatgtaaatataaaacagaaCTGACGTAAGCAAGGCACCAGACTTCATGCTTAATAAAAATGATAGTGACAGTGATAATGTTTACAACCTGTATGTGGCACCTTTTAGAAAGAAAGTGTATAAGTATCATATAAAACCATGAACCTACCGCCTTTATCTCTGTTTGTACTGCCGCTTATGTATGCATAGCTATCATCAGGAATGTTAGGGTTAATCACACTTATGTCTAACTGAGGACATACCTATAAAGATAGTTGACATGTGGAGAGACGCCAAGAGAGTTAATCCAGTTGCGAAACGTTTTCTCTTCTTTGGACTCTGTCGGACAGACACAAAGACGCCATAAgcataaacacattttccacCAGTTGTTCATGTACAGGTGAGTTCAGCTTTGGCCACATCTGCCACGCCTCGAAACACTCATTTTCTTGGACTTTTTATTGGTATATGACTTGTGTGAGTAGCACTAAATGTGTTTCCTGTATGCTAACATTTGCTGAATGTGTAATGGAGAAGCACTGGAACATGGCAGAGGTTTCTCACCCTCGATTTGGGCCACGTCTATGCCGTTGATGTGACCCGCATGCTGCAGACCAGGATGCATGTTGAACATGTTCGCCACGAAGGCCAAGTTCAGTTTGCTGTTTCCAGAGGTGACGTCTAGAGGAGAAACAAACTGCCTGCACTCCAGTTTGGCCGCCTGCTGTAGCATCAGCTCAGCCCTTCGCTCCAAATTCCTCTCCTtcacatatacacaaacacataaacagtaCACAGAATGTAagctacatatatatatatatatatatatatatatatatatatatatatatatatataaatcaaGGCTGCTCCATTTAGTTAAGACATATCTGtagaataatgacacaaaagtaaagaaaatcattacattttgaAGTTCTGTGACTGCATCttatgtcaaaaatgtcagtaaatggTGCACTATTTTCACCTTCACATCTAACATTTTCCACATATCGGTTCCTCATTGTGATCTGAACACTTCATAAAAACAAAGTGACTCACGCTGAGGCCGCTCATATCAATATGGACTCTTCTGAAGCTATACTCTTGATGGATGGCGATCTGGTTCAGCAGGTGGAAGTAGGCCCGCGAGTCCTTCAGTCGCACAGGACGACACACAGTTACACTCATAtgtctttatttaatttatgtatatgtgtgtgtgttttctgcacgGCACCTTGATATCATCACTGAAGTTGTCGATGGTTTCCGTCCCTGCGTTGCGTAGATGATAATTGACCCAGCGGAGCAGCAACTCCTCAGGTGACAGAGACATCAGATGGTCCAGCTCTTCTCCATGTAACAGGAGGTTGATCAGACCTGGAGAAACAGAACTGTTGTTAGTTTATCATTAAAGCATAAGAGATAAAATGGATCAAAAAATTGGACTTCGGCTTTGAAATAGTAAAACTCTTCACTGAAAATAATAGAGTTTAATGTTTGGGGGTAAAAATGGAGAGAAACATGTTGAATTGTGAAGTTGAAGCACACACTGTATGAACTGATGtccattaattaaaaaaactgcacaattttgattcacatttaataaattttcaacactgcttttctttgcatttgttaATTGACTACAAAAACAATTTGAAGACATATCTCTGGATTGAATTTTCAAAATGAAGAATAATTTATTAGCTTGAGCTTAAATGtaatcacaaatacacacatattaatttttttttagttacaaTGCTAAACAGGTTGatactgatgatggtggtgatccCTTCCATTTATGTTTGAATGtttcttatttaaaatgtgtcttttttttctcatttgttaaTTTGCTGGATTGTCAAAATCCTTCCAAGCAAACTCTAAATTATAGAAATTTTGCCTGAATAATGTAAAATTGAAGCTTTTCCTCACACATTCTGCCACTGTCTCTACATGCTGAAGGATGAGGTTATGCAAGTGAAGAAAGTGCGGTAGACGATCAATAAAATTAAAGCAATAGGATTGTCTATATTATGTGATAAGAAtgagaataaaaaaatcttacatCATTACTTTATTATCACTGCTTTATGTTATCTGATGTAAGATGCTGTTAAATCCGAAACATTTGTGCTTTAGTGTTTAAGTGCATGTGCTGATTTCAAATCTTTCCTTATATGGGTAAAGGTGTTAGTATTCCGAGCAGGTGTTGAGTTCCAGTGGACGAATAGGTTAACTATGAagttgatgtgtgtgtgctgacctTCGTTCTTGCTGATTTTTATATCAGCAAGGAGGCCGACCTTGATAATCTGCCAGAACATTCCGAGCACCAGATGAGGTTTCCCAGCCATCAGGTCCTGGGCGTCAATGTTCACCACCGTGCAGCCGATCGATGAGGCTGAGTTCAATGCTAGGACCAGATTATCCTACAAATGGACATTAATTGATAtcagcatgtttgtttttgattaaaGTTAGAAAAAGAAGTCAACAGaattttccttgttttaacAGATCAGGAAAATCAAAGACCAAATCCTGGAGCCACCAAATAATAATTAACTTACTAGAAATCAGATGCAGCACTCTAAACTGTAAGAAAATGCAAGagaaaaattttcttttttgactTTCCCACCAAGTTTGCAATTGTAGATTCACAAGACAAAACAGAtttgaaaaatgcagaatatgcAGTAAAAAAGTTAATATATTACAGGCTGTTTTTGCAAAGTCCAACATCACTAGACAACTAATCTTTTCAGATCCAGGCATTTACTATCTACAGTATTCCTGTCGTAGCTGACTTCTGATAATATATAGGCCTGGAAAACTTGACCCTTTAACGTCCccaccaagaaaaaggcaatgaaaaaatgatttctttatatttctcaTTTCCTTGGgacactaataacaacaattttttttttttttgctaatagACTTGGCAGTTTTTGAAACGGCACCAATCtgcaaaattttttttatgtatttaaccGAGTTAAAGACATTTCTATGCATACATAATTCTTTCTACTTtcaaatatgaataaattcTAATAGCCAGTGTATCAAaattttttacaaatactaataaaaaaagagaaaaactcaaATAAACGGTATACTATTGcagaaataaattcaaattgatGATGTGTTTGGTGGTGAAGCAGCACAAATGTTTTTGACCATTAGATCCACTTAATTTCTGATAGTACGGTACGAAGCATTGCTGATTTGCATTCAAGTGCAGGAAAACCATATATTTCTGTCGCTTCCATCGGGACACACCCTTGCCAGAGGTTGCACTGTCCCTGTTTGTCACAGTGAAGTGGCAAATGCCCACAATAGTCGTACCACAAATCTGGTTGTAGCTGTGAGGCTCTTGGGGCATAACGTTTCTATTGATGGCTTGTGTGTTGGGGAGGAAGTTGATTGTTGGCCAGCTTTGGATGTTGGCTTGTTGACTTGGTTCAAACTATGCgcgactgcttttaatttatttgtattattttctatattgcagattaatactgaagattaacacttttttgattgcaacataattccatgtgtattcttttatagttttgatgtcttcagtattaatctacaatgtacaaaatagttaaataaaaccattgaataagaaggtgtgtccaaacttttgactggtagtgtaggtgTTGTGAGTTTAATAAACATATGAAAATCTGCTGGTTGCATGGTGGAGCAGCTGGTCACattgagcctttttttttgtggagtttgcatgttcttcccgTGCAAGTGTGATTTCTCTGGCTCCCTCCCGACGTCCAAAGACATATATTTTAGGTTAAAGATGGTTTTTCAATTGGCTATAGATGTGAGTGTAAACATGCTCCAACCTGCTGCGACCCTCTAAAGGACAAAGCTCATATCGCTAATGGGTGGATGGAAAATCTGCTACTCACTCTCATCGTGAAGGTGGTAAGCTTCTTAGTGTTGATGACTCTTTCGTCGATTGTGTCGGGTTGGGAGATGTTGATCATTTTACTGGAAAGGGAACAAGAGGTGCAAACTGATTTAATGACAGAAGTGCCCGATCACCATCAGGAAGTACAATGCCTAAATCCATTTGAGCATGGAGGATAAGTGAACCATTATAGAACTACAATAAAATGGGATCACGCCATTTCTGCTTTAACCTTTGTtaccacataaaaaaaaaactgtcagccTTAATGTGTTAGATGTTTGCTTgaatcagtcaaaaaaaagtcacatttaaatGCACTTGATGTTCTAGTTGCTCTTGTGTGAAGTGAAAACAAGCATATATGCACTTTTTCTTGATTGTTTGagcgtctctctgtgtgtgtgtgcgtgcgtgcgtgtgtgcgtgtgtgtgtgagtgtgtgtgtgtgtgtgcgtgtgtgcgtgtgtgtgtgtgagtgtgtgtcgtACCATAGCAGGATGCCGTCGCGGACTGAGGTGAAGAGGCTGTCATTGTCGGGGTTCATTGGCAGCAGATGTTGGCAGTCTGTGTCTTTTGCCAAAGCTTTGTTGATCCACCTCACAAAAGCCACTTTCTCCTCATCTAAACACACATAAAGACGCATCCAAGCTGACACCATTAACCGAAAACTTCTTGTATGAAGAAATATTTTATAATGTTACagctgtattttattatttgtcatTCAGAATCTGTATTATGCTCCATTTATTTGCATCGTCAGAAGAATTACAGTTGTTAACAAATGCATTATCAAACACAACTATATTATAGTTTGTTGTGGAGTAtttattaaatgtgaacttttatACTAAACAGGAtgatttaaggaattattgtgtTCTAAAATTAATATGCTTTGAGGACATTTTTATTAGCATAATATGCGCAAAATGAAATTGCTTCATttattataacatttatctgaTCACCAACTTGTCCCAGTTTAGCCCTCCGTTTATTCAAACAACTAAACATCCTTTCTTCCATAATTTTATTATGGCATTTCCAAAATAGTTAAATACAATGAATTATTCCAgctaaacactaaaaaaaagctTTACTAATTTTACAAATTGCAAATTCggtatattttcagttttaataatcTGTGTTCCATTAGATTCTGTGACTTTCACCTTTCAACTGCTGTATATTTCCTtgcattctgtatttttataggTTTTGGTGAAAATGATGCCAATAAAGTATTTAGAGAAAGTCACATCTTTTAATTGTGGTTGATTGACAGCGATGACTCTCCatatttagtttcagtttcaacATGGAGATGAAAATACtctcaaaaatatgaaatatgtgaGTCTATTTCAATTTTATATTGGTACcatggcttttttttcctcataagATGTTTTTGGACATAATTTGGGTTTCTTAGACAGTTGATAGTGAACAGGGAGAAAGGAAATATGGGGCTGGAATTGAACCAGAGATGttgcaaatatgcaaaatgcACTGTATCCATAGATTGTATGATTGCACTCATTCAGTTCTTTGGGCGATCCAACAACAACTATCAACATAGCTTGTAATATAgtatgaaaacaacaataaagctGGAAATCCAATGCAGATAACTGAGAGTAGTTACAGAATATAGTGTCACGTCTAGGGAAAATTGGCATCACTTGGGGAAAAAACTCAATATTTTGTTCATCCAGATGCTTCAATGACTCTCTAAGGTTTCCTAAAAACACTTCTACAACATTGATAAGTGTTTTGGGGGCTTTTCAAGACCACAaggcatttattttttagaaaagcagaTGCATAGATGTGTCACAAAGTGGAATTAATCATCACATTATGCACACTCTCTCTCACCAGCATAGGAGTGCTGCGTTCCCTCGCTGGAGATCCTTGACAGTCCTCCAAAGGAGCGGATCCCATCTCTCCTGGTGATGCTTTTCCTAAACGTCTCACTGAACTTTTTGCTCTTCAGCTCTTGATAGATCTGAACACAAACAGGTTGTGTTACTCCATGTGTGCGTGTTTGGATGGGGTTAAGTTTGTGCATTTATCTCAACTTACTGCGACAAATTCCTCGAAGCTGATCTTCTCGTCTTTGTTCGTGTCTCCGGCGATAAAGGTCTCGATGATCTCTCTCACCTGGTAGCCCGGCAGGTGAAAGCTGGCCTCTCTGAACAGCTCGTGAAGCTCAAAGTCACTCACGTAGCCGCTGTTATCGATGTCTGGACccagacacacaaagaaatgcacacacatatatagtaAGTCTGCTTGTCTCACCAATGTTACATTGATTAGGATAATGTTTGCTGGTGAATACAGCCCATATGATGGaacaaagaacaaataaaagcctttttatCATATAGAGAGAAGAGTCTTGCTTTGGAGGCCagaatttcttttttgaaaGAGCTGATCTTTTTTACACCAAGATATACAATCAGTCATTATCAATATATTattggaaacttttttttcctacataTGTTCAGCTATATTCTTTCCTGTGGACAAACTcccagtttttgcatgtttagacCTCTATGTCAGAGGTTTCCATGTTTATTTTGGCTTCTGACCTAAAACAAGTcaacatctttttcttttcataagCTATTGTAGTGGTAATCatctgtgatttttgttttatcaaACTTTTCATTGTAAGGATGTCTTTAACAGGCTCAAAGGTACGACTGTATCCAATATTTCACATGAATAATCAGTCACACTTTACTTTACGATACATTAACAATACataggaagtttgtatcaaattAGACAGAAATTTGAAATTCCttattaaacaaacacaaatggtCAGCAAATGCTTGGagaacccaaaaacaaagctaCACTAGATGTAAAATGTATTATACCTAGACTCTATTGTACCTGCAGGAAATCCTAATACATCACTAGATTTTATAATACCGTAGTGTAATTAGATATTAAATACAGCGTCATATCAGATCTAAAATATGAGTCACACTGTACAAATTAAGGCGACCATTAGACACCACATTTACTGCAAACACATGCCGATAAAAGCGTTATTAGATAACACTGACTGTAATTAGATAAATGCAATGCAATATTAGGCTACTGTCTTTGTAGCAGTCCAAATAAACACTGaggattttacatttatttggcTTTTATAAAACATAGTTCCACTTTCTTAAAGGGTCAACAGGAGGGCTTTTTAAGAAACTGCACCATAAACAACAATTAGATTCATCTCAGACCTACCAAATACTCTCTTAATATACTAGTTTAGAACCAAACACCTGCAAATTTTAATTAGAATCCTATAAATTTGAGCTGtatattgtgatattttttgtagCAAAACATTagtgcagaaacagaaaaacggTACCCATATACATTACAATTCTCTATATGttaaacataaacacaatagaaggtCACCAGAATACATGTCATATGAT is a window from the Amphiprion ocellaris isolate individual 3 ecotype Okinawa chromosome 20, ASM2253959v1, whole genome shotgun sequence genome containing:
- the pls1 gene encoding plastin-1, whose protein sequence is MEGHVTQISREDLEDLREAFNKIDIDNSGYVSDFELHELFREASFHLPGYQVREIIETFIAGDTNKDEKISFEEFVAIYQELKSKKFSETFRKSITRRDGIRSFGGLSRISSEGTQHSYADEEKVAFVRWINKALAKDTDCQHLLPMNPDNDSLFTSVRDGILLCKMINISQPDTIDERVINTKKLTTFTMRDNLVLALNSASSIGCTVVNIDAQDLMAGKPHLVLGMFWQIIKVGLLADIKISKNEGLINLLLHGEELDHLMSLSPEELLLRWVNYHLRNAGTETIDNFSDDIKDSRAYFHLLNQIAIHQEYSFRRVHIDMSGLSERNLERRAELMLQQAAKLECRQFVSPLDVTSGNSKLNLAFVANMFNMHPGLQHAGHINGIDVAQIEESKEEKTFRNWINSLGVSPHVNYLYRDLCDGLVILQLYEKVNVAVDWRRVNHPPYPILGKNMKKLENCNYAVRLGREVAHFSLVGIGGENINEGSQMHTLALVWQLMRRYTVMVLSDLGDGERLGDQIILNWVNTTLSQKRKDTQISGFKDQLISTSLPVFDLIDIIAPGSVRWEMVRKGDKKRMSDEDKHNNAKYAVSLARKIGARVYALPDDLVEVNPKMVMTLFACLMGHGMKKANH